A genomic segment from Acyrthosiphon pisum isolate AL4f chromosome A3, pea_aphid_22Mar2018_4r6ur, whole genome shotgun sequence encodes:
- the LOC100573268 gene encoding uncharacterized protein LOC100573268 yields the protein MTVNSEKPFDDFGCLELLLFYYGISKTIVFWTNVLWISCALINGSFGQSCFAVITHAEMVVQRICSLFRMKPLDMKHFQEDTMIMRQQRQREKVRIAKIEWLKRKMFEEEIQNEISHFMFYDKLAEALDFVLGTESRNGQRYCGDRGEEADSMPFAKPATKDLSSFRNLNTATDVLDALDTSTDIYL from the exons ATGACCGTGAATTCCGAAAAACCATTCGATGATTTTGGCTGTCTggaattgttattgttttactaCGGCATCAGCAAAACCATCGTATTCTGGACGAATGTTTTGTGGATCTCTTGCGCCTTGATCAACG GAAGTTTCGGTCAGTCGTGTTTCGCTGTGATTACGCACGCCGAAATGGTGGTCCAACGAATCTGTTCATTGTTCCGGATGAAACCCCTGGACATGAAACACTTCCAGGAGGATACGATGATAATGCGCCAACAGCGCCAACGCGAAAAGGTTCGCATCGCAAAAATCGAGTGGCTGAAACGTAAAATGTTCGAAGAGGAGATACAAAACGAAATCTCACATTTCATGTTTTACG ataagttgGCCGAAGCGTTAGATTTTGTACTGGGCACGGAATCCCGAAATGGTCAACGATACTGCGGCGACCGCGGCGAAGAAGCGGATTCGATGCCGTTCGCCAAACCTGCTACTAAAGATCTGAGCTCGTTCCGGAATCTTAACACGGCGACGGATGTTTTAGATGCGTTAGACACGTCTACagatatttatttgtaa